A window from Bacillota bacterium encodes these proteins:
- a CDS encoding right-handed parallel beta-helix repeat-containing protein, giving the protein MLSSKTVTRWYGGVLVSLFLVLCLTGQTNASGVVSMDDFTPAQLALLGIREPSFNAVMMELLVEVAKVKNASKVVLPPGVHRIDQPIHLRNVENLTIDGQGATFIFTSHEAGLRISNATNLTLRNLVIDYDPLPFTQGVIIGSEPSGKWYDVRIDAGYPKDDQLLSQFRQYALDMIVMDPQTRAIKKGTPNFKRTYQIERIADDVLRLWFPNQAKNTYIVEGDRVVLEYRNENPAINLNGVQDSLFENITIHSSPHMGILELSGGGGNTYRNIQITPGPIPAGAVAERLFSVNADAFHSGAMERGPVLEDCLFEMMGDDAINIKGSFVYVVGAIDDELILASRKSGSIPAQVGDTLQLVNASTLEILGQVQLLELTPVVDADLLAKARSLWQNIKGSPPSPGVYRARVDTPVALKPGDLAVSLSRSGAGAIVRNCTIRGNRARGMLIKSPGVLIENNTLESISLAGITIMPETEWMEGPIPFDVVIRGNVLKNMGVSDLGHLLQIPHGGSAIAVLINDRGRAPKDSQGIRNVVIEDNVIENPTCAAITLYNITEAVVRNNHITQGSGDSIRIFYSDQVELENNTVNGVPFQMHSPQKDDNLVERGDFEAYVAGRAPDNWELWERERGMATMWIDDSTAHSGEKSLLVVNTDTQDWSVHYPGIPDRKTTEPLYIGPNQALYVSVALRIEGEPGITGGLDIQLHSSLDEEPQTRSYLVPAGVKFQGNTDWIVLEDVVFTRPDTLCLRVRLSGKGTGKIWFDDVVVRPLDL; this is encoded by the coding sequence ATGCTAAGTTCAAAGACAGTGACAAGGTGGTATGGCGGGGTCTTAGTGAGTCTTTTCCTTGTGTTGTGTCTTACCGGCCAGACCAACGCCAGCGGAGTGGTCTCCATGGATGACTTTACCCCGGCACAACTGGCCTTACTGGGAATCAGGGAACCCTCTTTCAATGCGGTCATGATGGAATTACTGGTGGAAGTGGCCAAGGTGAAAAACGCGTCCAAGGTGGTGCTGCCACCTGGGGTACACCGGATAGATCAGCCCATCCACCTACGGAACGTGGAGAATCTGACCATCGACGGCCAAGGGGCCACCTTCATCTTCACCTCCCACGAGGCGGGTCTGCGGATCAGTAATGCCACTAACCTGACCTTACGAAATCTGGTCATCGACTACGATCCGCTGCCCTTCACCCAGGGGGTGATCATCGGCAGCGAACCCAGCGGCAAGTGGTATGATGTAAGAATCGATGCTGGTTATCCTAAGGATGACCAATTGCTCAGCCAATTTCGGCAATACGCCTTGGATATGATCGTCATGGATCCGCAAACCCGGGCCATTAAGAAGGGAACCCCTAACTTCAAGCGGACCTATCAAATCGAGCGGATTGCCGACGATGTGCTGCGCCTTTGGTTTCCCAACCAAGCTAAGAACACGTACATCGTGGAAGGGGACCGGGTTGTCCTGGAATACCGCAATGAAAACCCTGCCATCAACTTGAACGGGGTACAAGACTCCCTTTTCGAAAACATCACGATCCACAGTTCCCCCCATATGGGCATCTTGGAGCTAAGTGGTGGAGGGGGCAACACCTACCGAAACATTCAGATCACTCCCGGACCGATCCCTGCGGGTGCGGTGGCGGAAAGGCTCTTTTCGGTGAATGCCGATGCCTTTCACAGTGGCGCCATGGAACGGGGTCCGGTGTTGGAAGATTGCCTTTTCGAGATGATGGGCGACGATGCGATCAATATCAAGGGTAGCTTCGTTTACGTGGTGGGGGCCATAGATGATGAATTAATCCTGGCTTCCCGAAAATCCGGAAGCATCCCCGCCCAGGTGGGTGACACCCTACAGCTGGTCAACGCCAGCACATTGGAGATCCTGGGTCAGGTACAGCTTTTGGAGCTAACGCCAGTGGTTGATGCGGATCTATTGGCAAAGGCGCGCAGTCTATGGCAAAACATCAAAGGATCCCCACCTTCCCCGGGGGTATATCGGGCCAGGGTGGACACTCCCGTCGCCCTAAAACCCGGTGATCTGGCGGTGTCCCTGAGCCGATCCGGAGCAGGTGCCATTGTGCGCAACTGCACGATTCGCGGCAACAGGGCCCGGGGGATGCTCATCAAGTCACCGGGGGTCCTAATTGAAAACAACACCCTGGAGAGTATCAGCTTGGCGGGGATCACCATTATGCCCGAGACCGAATGGATGGAGGGACCCATCCCCTTCGATGTGGTCATCCGGGGGAATGTACTGAAAAACATGGGCGTCTCCGACCTGGGCCACTTGCTACAGATCCCCCACGGCGGCAGCGCGATCGCCGTGCTCATCAACGACCGGGGCCGGGCTCCCAAGGATAGTCAAGGGATCAGAAACGTCGTCATAGAAGACAACGTCATCGAAAACCCAACCTGTGCGGCCATCACACTGTACAACATCACAGAGGCAGTGGTCCGAAATAACCACATCACCCAGGGGTCCGGGGACAGCATCCGCATCTTCTATTCCGACCAAGTAGAACTGGAAAACAACACCGTCAACGGTGTCCCCTTTCAAATGCATTCTCCCCAAAAGGATGACAATCTGGTGGAAAGGGGAGACTTTGAGGCCTATGTCGCCGGCCGCGCCCCGGATAACTGGGAGCTTTGGGAAAGGGAACGGGGAATGGCCACAATGTGGATTGATGACAGCACTGCCCACAGTGGTGAAAAATCCCTCTTGGTGGTCAACACCGATACCCAGGATTGGTCGGTCCACTATCCAGGGATCCCGGATCGAAAAACCACTGAGCCCCTCTACATCGGTCCCAACCAAGCCCTGTATGTTTCCGTAGCGTTGAGAATAGAAGGGGAACCGGGGATCACGGGCGGACTGGACATCCAACTGCACAGTTCCCTGGACGAAGAACCCCAGACCAGAAGCTACCTGGTGCCCGCGGGTGTCAAGTTCCAGGGTAATACGGACTGGATCGTCCTGGAGGACGTGGTGTTCACCCGGCCCGACACCCTTTGCCTGCGCGTCCGACTCAGCGGCAAAGGGACCGGCAAAATCTGGTTCGATGACGTGGTTGTTCGACCCTTAGACCTGTAA
- a CDS encoding carboxypeptidase-like regulatory domain-containing protein: MVKKQVLFLAVTLVLLLLLGPSCLSSVTIPIQYEISGQVRCWRTGEAVTQGTVRVLGTNEVESIDQQGRYKITALPGSTLEFTAEGFTKRTYVLPESLSSDTLLDIDLYQPGEELVFYVDFLGDTVGKPPAAFVLEDPSKMSESVWLVDELDGRRVLHGHRGAMAYIKSKELLGTASPIIVLDFHYWQVSVTEQVQGYSPGFILEKWPPAFFFHLGTKAVSFYDGTRITTLPQDRWVRVRFVIDCSSQTCDLYLDDLTTPVVTNVPFREPIENFEKAYLRIGKEQTSGEDYWHTLQIVAVTDY; encoded by the coding sequence ATGGTCAAGAAACAGGTACTTTTTCTAGCAGTAACCCTAGTACTCTTGCTGTTACTGGGGCCTAGCTGTCTGTCCAGTGTCACGATACCGATCCAGTATGAGATCTCCGGCCAAGTACGGTGCTGGCGGACCGGTGAAGCGGTGACCCAAGGTACGGTAAGGGTACTCGGGACCAACGAAGTGGAGTCCATCGATCAACAAGGCAGGTACAAGATAACAGCCCTTCCCGGTAGCACCCTGGAATTTACAGCTGAGGGTTTTACCAAGCGAACCTATGTATTACCAGAATCCCTTTCGTCCGATACCCTGCTAGATATTGACCTGTACCAACCGGGGGAAGAACTTGTCTTCTATGTCGACTTCCTCGGCGACACTGTCGGCAAGCCGCCCGCGGCCTTTGTTTTGGAAGATCCCTCCAAGATGTCTGAGTCCGTGTGGCTTGTGGATGAGCTAGACGGCCGGCGGGTCCTTCACGGACACCGGGGAGCCATGGCCTATATCAAATCCAAGGAATTGCTGGGGACAGCTTCGCCCATCATCGTGTTGGACTTCCACTACTGGCAGGTATCGGTAACGGAGCAAGTCCAAGGTTACAGCCCCGGGTTTATCCTGGAGAAGTGGCCTCCCGCCTTTTTCTTCCATCTGGGCACCAAGGCTGTATCCTTCTACGACGGGACTCGGATCACCACCTTGCCCCAGGATCGTTGGGTACGGGTTCGGTTCGTCATCGATTGTTCTAGTCAAACCTGCGATCTCTACCTAGATGACCTAACTACCCCGGTGGTTACCAACGTTCCCTTCCGGGAACCCATCGAGAATTTCGAAAAGGCCTACCTCCGTATCGGCAAAGAGCAGACCTCTGGGGAAGACTATTGGCACACCCTGCAGATCGTAGCGGTAACTGATTACTAA
- a CDS encoding M20 family metallopeptidase has translation MNSVLSDLAWPREKEARELLAQLVAIPSVNPLYDPDSSEERLASFLVDYMAQLDIPAELDYFAPHRPNALGSLAGSRGEKTLLWDAHTDTVQAQDMAQDPFGGQYIDGRLYGRGACDNKASIAAILLALKTLRANGLVPKSNLQICFSGDEEGGFRGVKHLMAQGFKADGVIVGEPTELAVVIAHKGSLRWRVTVKGKAAHSSQPSLGVNAIFHMGRVLRHIEEELIPRCSEKTHPLVGSPTLCVTMIDGGEGRNTVPAQCVINLDRRLIPGETPQEVLADFAQALATVEGVCFTMEKPYHVDAPLATSADTPIVRCLENSLRACGLRPRVTGAPFGTNASKFTGIPAVVFGPGSIAQAHAADEYVQVEEVLKAAQVLTLVALNFQ, from the coding sequence GTGAATTCGGTGCTTAGCGATCTTGCTTGGCCCCGGGAGAAGGAAGCCCGGGAACTTCTAGCCCAGTTGGTGGCTATCCCTAGTGTCAATCCCCTGTATGATCCCGATTCTTCCGAAGAGCGGTTGGCCTCCTTCCTCGTAGACTACATGGCGCAACTGGACATCCCCGCAGAACTAGACTATTTCGCCCCTCACCGCCCCAATGCCCTCGGGAGCCTTGCGGGCAGTAGGGGAGAGAAGACCCTACTGTGGGATGCCCACACCGATACGGTCCAGGCCCAGGACATGGCCCAGGATCCCTTCGGTGGGCAGTACATCGACGGACGACTCTACGGACGCGGCGCCTGTGACAATAAAGCCTCCATCGCGGCCATCCTCTTAGCCCTGAAAACCCTGCGCGCCAATGGGTTAGTGCCGAAATCCAACCTCCAAATCTGCTTCAGCGGCGATGAGGAGGGCGGTTTCCGGGGAGTGAAACACCTGATGGCCCAGGGGTTCAAGGCCGATGGGGTCATCGTGGGGGAACCCACGGAACTGGCGGTGGTAATTGCGCACAAGGGCTCCCTCCGCTGGCGCGTAACCGTAAAGGGCAAGGCCGCCCATAGCTCCCAGCCATCCTTAGGGGTAAACGCCATCTTCCACATGGGTCGGGTCTTGCGGCATATTGAAGAAGAGCTGATCCCCCGCTGCAGTGAAAAAACACATCCCCTGGTGGGCAGTCCCACCCTCTGTGTGACCATGATCGACGGTGGAGAGGGGAGGAACACCGTACCAGCCCAATGTGTGATTAACCTCGATCGCCGCCTGATCCCCGGGGAAACTCCCCAGGAAGTTTTGGCCGACTTTGCCCAAGCTCTCGCCACCGTGGAGGGGGTCTGTTTCACCATGGAAAAACCCTATCATGTGGATGCTCCCCTGGCCACCTCTGCGGACACACCCATAGTGCGGTGTCTCGAAAATAGCCTACGGGCCTGTGGCCTGCGTCCCAGGGTGACCGGAGCCCCCTTTGGCACCAATGCCAGCAAATTCACGGGGATACCCGCGGTGGTCTTTGGTCCTGGTTCCATTGCCCAGGCCCATGCCGCAGATGAGTATGTGCAGGTAGAGGAAGTCCTCAAGGCCGCGCAGGTGCTGACCCTAGTAGCCCTAAACTTCCAGTAG